The Prochlorococcus sp. MIT 1300 genome has a window encoding:
- a CDS encoding phycoerythrobilin:ferredoxin oxidoreductase gives MNLKRQNSLDPVKISNWKWAPFLDLAIKEFTSLEVKPYLIEEDFLEKTSSYGSRAKPSQVHMSTWGCQTRKLRLVRAACLNAGNSTSVLNLVASPFSTFNLPFFGADFVTLPSGHLLALDLQPALRNECFHTDAVWERLLPIYDFWRKNLPEGGAIPESAKPYFSPGFLWSRLPLDSESDRIIKNILLPAFHDYLNLYLDLVNGALEVDNSMSNKISIGQKNYFNYRAINDPARGMLTRFYGREWTEKYIHDVLFNI, from the coding sequence CCAAAATAGTTTAGACCCAGTAAAAATTTCCAATTGGAAGTGGGCTCCATTTCTAGATTTGGCTATAAAGGAATTCACTTCTTTGGAAGTTAAACCATATCTAATAGAAGAAGATTTTCTTGAAAAGACAAGTTCTTATGGTTCAAGGGCAAAGCCTTCACAAGTACATATGTCTACTTGGGGTTGCCAAACCAGGAAATTACGTCTGGTTCGCGCAGCTTGCTTGAATGCTGGGAACTCAACTTCAGTTCTTAACTTGGTTGCTAGTCCTTTTTCGACTTTTAACTTGCCTTTCTTTGGCGCTGATTTTGTCACTCTTCCATCAGGACATCTTTTGGCACTTGATCTACAGCCTGCATTGCGGAATGAATGTTTTCATACTGATGCTGTTTGGGAACGTTTGCTTCCTATTTATGATTTTTGGCGAAAAAACTTACCAGAAGGTGGCGCAATACCTGAATCTGCTAAGCCTTATTTCTCTCCAGGATTTTTATGGTCTCGCTTACCTCTAGACTCTGAGAGTGATAGGATTATAAAAAATATTTTGCTTCCAGCCTTTCATGATTACCTGAACCTTTATTTGGATCTTGTTAATGGTGCACTAGAAGTTGATAATAGCATGTCAAATAAAATTAGTATAGGGCAGAAAAATTACTTCAACTATCGAGCGATAAATGATCCTGCAAGAGGAATGCTGACACGTTTTTATGGAAGAGAGTGGACTGAGAAATATATTCACGACGTTTTATTTAATATTTAA
- a CDS encoding low molecular weight protein-tyrosine-phosphatase, producing the protein MVKRLLFVCLGNICRSPAAEAVFLHLINSKGLAKDFEVDSAGTGGWHVGRPADSRMLMAANRRGIEIRSLARRIDVEDFREFDLILTMDQDNYDAVQALSKKAGTASTATIKPILSYLSKGELLEVPDPYYGGEDGFEKVLDLLEDACKELIVELSSS; encoded by the coding sequence ATGGTCAAAAGACTGCTTTTCGTCTGTTTGGGTAATATTTGCAGGTCTCCTGCAGCAGAAGCTGTCTTCCTGCATTTGATTAATAGCAAAGGCCTGGCTAAGGATTTCGAAGTTGATTCTGCTGGGACAGGTGGCTGGCATGTTGGAAGGCCCGCGGACTCGAGAATGTTGATGGCTGCTAACCGCAGAGGAATTGAAATCAGAAGTCTTGCTCGCAGGATTGATGTAGAAGATTTCAGAGAGTTCGACCTCATTCTTACTATGGATCAGGATAATTACGATGCTGTACAGGCATTAAGCAAAAAGGCTGGGACCGCTTCAACCGCAACAATTAAGCCAATTTTGAGTTATTTAAGTAAAGGTGAATTACTCGAGGTCCCAGATCCTTATTATGGAGGGGAGGACGGATTTGAAAAAGTTTTAGATTTATTGGAGGATGCATGTAAGGAGTTGATTGTAGAACTTAGTTCTTCCTAA
- a CDS encoding bifunctional pantoate--beta-alanine ligase/(d)CMP kinase — protein sequence MGYPILKTQEELRLWQKQQGSPINFVPTMGGLHKGHASLIATAKALTQKRPGNVLVSIFVNPLQFGPNEDFERYPRDLANDYELAVSSGASAIWAPTVKEIFSEDPESYIIKADEELQKELCGRTRPGHFDGVVTIINRLLMLIKPKTLILGEKDWQQLMIIKSLIKRLSLSVRVISVSTVRDQDGLAFSSRNRQLTTFQRSQARKLPKLLKKASDLYQKTKEINLIDINFMLQESGLEVEYLQTVDPYLLKPTNPSGELSLLAAAVRCGETRLIDHAFLMTRKPIIAIDGPAGAGKSTVTRALAKKLGLLYIDTGAMYRAVTWLMFNKQVNIDNEQEVDKLLSKLDLELDNSDSSLTRVRVNNQDVTEIIRSQKVTALVSKIASLESVRNALTNQQKQMGNSGGLIAEGRDIGTAVFPKAELKIFLTASSKERAKRRAFDLKQKGFKVPSLSQLEAQIKERDHLDSSREIAPLIKAKDAIEIITDGKNIDEVVEDITDLFHQRIPEEVWPIRKN from the coding sequence ATGGGCTATCCGATCCTCAAAACCCAAGAAGAATTAAGGCTCTGGCAAAAACAACAAGGTAGTCCAATTAACTTTGTCCCCACAATGGGAGGCCTACACAAGGGGCATGCATCATTAATTGCAACTGCCAAAGCACTTACCCAAAAAAGACCAGGCAATGTTTTAGTAAGCATTTTTGTCAATCCTCTGCAGTTTGGCCCTAATGAAGATTTTGAAAGATACCCACGTGACTTGGCAAATGACTATGAATTAGCTGTCTCTTCAGGAGCCTCTGCGATATGGGCTCCAACAGTCAAAGAGATCTTTTCTGAAGACCCCGAAAGCTATATTATTAAAGCCGACGAAGAACTTCAAAAAGAGCTGTGTGGCAGAACTCGCCCAGGACATTTTGATGGTGTAGTTACAATAATAAATCGCCTACTAATGCTGATCAAACCAAAGACTTTAATACTTGGCGAAAAAGACTGGCAACAATTAATGATAATAAAAAGTCTCATTAAAAGACTAAGTCTATCTGTTCGTGTAATCAGTGTCTCCACAGTTCGTGACCAAGATGGACTTGCATTTAGCTCGAGGAACCGGCAATTAACTACATTCCAAAGAAGCCAAGCAAGAAAATTGCCTAAATTGCTTAAAAAAGCTTCAGATCTTTATCAGAAAACTAAAGAGATTAACCTGATTGACATAAACTTCATGTTGCAAGAAAGTGGCCTTGAGGTCGAATATTTGCAAACAGTTGATCCATACCTCCTTAAACCAACCAACCCCTCTGGAGAGCTCTCTCTTTTAGCAGCAGCAGTCCGCTGCGGAGAAACCCGTCTTATCGATCACGCATTCCTAATGACACGCAAGCCAATTATTGCCATTGACGGTCCTGCAGGCGCTGGCAAAAGCACAGTCACACGTGCTTTAGCAAAGAAACTTGGGCTGTTGTACATAGATACTGGTGCAATGTATAGAGCAGTTACTTGGTTAATGTTCAACAAGCAAGTGAATATTGACAATGAGCAAGAAGTAGATAAATTGCTTTCTAAATTAGATCTAGAGCTAGACAACTCCGACTCTTCTCTTACAAGGGTAAGGGTCAACAATCAAGATGTAACTGAGATCATTCGCTCACAAAAAGTAACTGCATTGGTTTCAAAAATAGCCTCCCTAGAATCTGTCAGGAATGCTCTTACAAATCAGCAAAAACAAATGGGTAATAGTGGAGGGCTTATTGCTGAGGGTAGGGATATTGGGACTGCGGTCTTCCCAAAAGCTGAGTTAAAAATATTTCTAACTGCCAGTTCAAAAGAGCGCGCAAAACGAAGAGCATTCGACTTAAAGCAAAAGGGCTTCAAAGTGCCTTCTTTAAGTCAACTCGAGGCACAAATTAAGGAACGTGATCATCTTGATAGTTCCAGAGAAATCGCTCCTCTTATTAAAGCCAAAGATGCAATTGAAATTATTACTGATGGCAAAAATATTGATGAGGTGGTTGAAGACATAACTGATCTATTTCACCAAAGAATTCCTGAGGAAGTTTGGCCTATTAGGAAGAACTAA
- the purM gene encoding phosphoribosylformylglycinamidine cyclo-ligase codes for MDYKTSGVDVEGGREFIERIRSSVESTHRSEVIGGLGGFGGLIRLPSGVKNPLLVAGTDGVGTKLELAQEHKFHQGVGIDLVAMCVNDVITTGAQPLFFLDYIATGKLGPLEMAEVVDGIAEGCRLSRCALLGGETAEMPGFYPAGRYDLAGFCVGVVEEEEIIDGRTVKTGDQIVGVASSGVHSNGFSLVRKVLEIAHANEKTCFGTHNSPLIETLLEPTTIYFELVRSFLDNKIPLKAIAHITGGGLPENLPRCLPDHLVPFVDLSSWPRPELFQWLQDTGEIPERDMCHTFNLGVGLCLVVAPELAEDVIHLCSSNGLAARLIGEVESLNASEPRLLRGLPN; via the coding sequence ATGGACTACAAGACCTCTGGGGTTGATGTAGAAGGTGGAAGGGAGTTTATTGAACGAATACGTTCAAGTGTTGAGAGCACGCATCGCTCTGAAGTGATTGGGGGGCTTGGAGGTTTTGGTGGCTTGATCAGATTGCCAAGTGGGGTAAAGAATCCATTATTGGTCGCAGGAACAGATGGTGTTGGTACCAAACTTGAGCTCGCTCAGGAACATAAATTTCATCAAGGGGTTGGGATCGATTTGGTGGCGATGTGTGTGAATGATGTGATAACAACAGGGGCTCAGCCTCTGTTCTTTCTTGATTACATTGCTACTGGCAAGCTTGGCCCTCTTGAGATGGCCGAAGTTGTGGATGGGATTGCTGAAGGATGCAGGTTGAGCAGATGTGCTCTTTTGGGGGGCGAAACAGCCGAGATGCCAGGGTTTTATCCTGCTGGTAGATATGATTTAGCGGGTTTTTGTGTCGGAGTGGTTGAAGAAGAAGAGATTATTGATGGTCGAACTGTGAAAACTGGAGATCAAATAGTTGGTGTCGCTAGTAGTGGGGTGCATAGCAATGGATTTAGTTTAGTTAGAAAAGTCTTGGAGATCGCTCATGCGAATGAAAAAACTTGTTTTGGAACTCATAACAGTCCTTTAATTGAGACTTTGCTGGAGCCCACAACAATTTATTTTGAGTTGGTTAGATCCTTTTTAGATAACAAAATTCCACTGAAGGCAATTGCACATATAACCGGAGGAGGTTTGCCTGAAAATCTTCCTAGGTGTTTACCTGATCATTTGGTCCCCTTTGTGGATTTGAGCAGTTGGCCGAGACCAGAGCTGTTTCAGTGGCTTCAAGACACAGGGGAAATTCCTGAGAGGGACATGTGCCATACCTTTAACCTTGGAGTTGGCTTGTGTTTGGTTGTAGCCCCAGAGCTTGCTGAAGATGTCATTCACCTTTGCAGTAGTAACGGACTAGCTGCTCGACTCATAGGTGAAGTGGAATCTCTGAATGCTTCAGAACCCAGACTTTTGAGGGGTCTTCCTAATTAA
- a CDS encoding histidine phosphotransferase produces MPFDTPQRLTRRRSSAGPVPPRRPLGNSSDPSLSHRQGPRPTFLTLRDHGKVYVADMPNLSDGQLAHVGKEAQEVLESLERRITDLERELGNGLGDSDTFIKASTKRDVTRRFIRAIQDEQEHRRNNPALRDAATESLPRTFLEVARHRLPGATFDSLLREALAACSPEEPPEASTQPPQPTNKQPVPPVKVVPIRSSSAAANSMPVVVSPDPNLKDSTSA; encoded by the coding sequence ATGCCTTTTGATACTCCACAGCGTTTAACGCGTAGGCGTAGTTCTGCAGGACCAGTGCCCCCACGCAGACCCCTTGGCAATTCAAGCGATCCAAGCTTGTCTCATCGCCAAGGACCTCGACCAACTTTTCTGACTCTTCGAGATCATGGAAAGGTTTACGTCGCTGATATGCCCAATTTGTCTGATGGGCAGTTGGCCCATGTTGGGAAGGAAGCGCAGGAAGTTTTGGAAAGCCTAGAAAGGCGTATTACTGATCTAGAAAGAGAATTAGGTAATGGTCTTGGAGATAGTGACACTTTTATTAAGGCTTCTACAAAACGCGACGTAACTAGGCGGTTCATTCGAGCTATTCAGGATGAACAGGAACATCGCAGGAATAATCCGGCATTAAGAGATGCCGCTACTGAATCATTGCCAAGGACTTTTCTTGAAGTTGCAAGACACCGACTCCCAGGAGCTACATTTGATTCCCTTTTGAGAGAGGCATTGGCAGCATGTTCTCCAGAAGAACCTCCAGAGGCATCAACACAGCCACCGCAGCCAACCAACAAACAGCCTGTGCCTCCAGTCAAGGTTGTACCAATACGCTCTTCCTCTGCAGCAGCAAATAGTATGCCAGTTGTGGTTAGCCCTGATCCAAACCTCAAGGATTCAACAAGTGCTTGA
- a CDS encoding recombinase family protein: protein MEKRFRSSKNFFAASHSFMARARKRSVGYARIGIDDVDAQLQVAELRAAGCKYVVQELSSREDGLPGIRLEEVVCSLGQADQLVVTKISRLGLKKIELLWFLRDLESQGKHLKTLDGFLDTKLLEGFAVPMLGLLIGCSDLEQSLNKEQAIENIHLRRIQGGNINMGGRPKTSAIKEALVLRLRGEGCSYRSIREQTGLALSTIRRIIVSS from the coding sequence ATGGAGAAGCGTTTCAGGAGTTCTAAAAACTTTTTTGCAGCCAGCCATTCCTTTATGGCGAGAGCGAGGAAACGGTCTGTGGGTTATGCCCGTATTGGGATCGATGATGTTGACGCCCAGCTGCAAGTTGCTGAGTTGAGGGCTGCCGGTTGCAAATATGTAGTCCAAGAATTGAGTAGCAGAGAGGATGGTCTCCCAGGAATTCGTTTAGAAGAAGTAGTCTGTTCCTTGGGCCAGGCCGATCAGCTGGTTGTGACGAAAATAAGTCGATTAGGCTTGAAGAAGATCGAACTTCTTTGGTTCCTTAGGGATCTTGAAAGTCAAGGCAAGCATCTCAAAACACTGGATGGATTTCTTGATACAAAGCTTTTAGAGGGATTCGCTGTCCCCATGCTTGGTTTATTGATTGGATGTAGTGATTTAGAACAGTCTTTAAATAAAGAACAAGCAATTGAGAATATTCATCTTCGACGGATTCAAGGGGGAAATATAAATATGGGAGGTCGACCAAAGACAAGTGCAATAAAGGAAGCGTTGGTCTTGCGACTAAGAGGTGAGGGATGTTCCTATAGATCAATAAGAGAGCAAACCGGCCTTGCTCTATCGACAATCCGCAGGATCATTGTGAGTAGTTAG
- a CDS encoding lipid-A-disaccharide synthase-related protein: MPQLLVVSNGHGEDLISLRVLEALHSIHPWLSLKALPLVGEGKAFDKAVAEGWLKVLGAARNLPSGGFSNQSLRGLVSDLAAGLIGTTWRQWKSVRFAAKEGHHVLAVGDLLPLFFAWSSGAHFGFIGTPKSDYTWRSGPGHALSDLYHFWKGSEWDPWEWSLLRSARCKMVAVRDPLTARGLRRHGVSARAPGNPMMDGLDVTPTPESLAGFRRLILLCGSRMPEASRNFECLLDVIGRLNFETPLAVFIPLSSQPSVDQLAPSLISAGFSPSDFDDHGLEAQACWVKDKNFLFLAQGKFARWASWAEIGLANAGTATEQLVGLGVPALSLPGEGPQFKMGFARRQSRLLGGAVTPCTTKGLMARALKRLLADQSLRTRLSILGMRRMGASGASAALAGLISQLLLSCETEH; the protein is encoded by the coding sequence ATGCCACAACTGTTAGTTGTCAGCAATGGCCATGGTGAAGATTTGATCTCTTTAAGAGTTTTAGAGGCTCTTCACAGTATTCATCCCTGGCTATCTCTAAAGGCTTTGCCTCTGGTTGGGGAAGGGAAAGCTTTTGATAAGGCTGTAGCAGAAGGTTGGTTAAAGGTTTTAGGTGCTGCTCGCAATTTGCCTAGTGGAGGCTTTAGTAATCAGAGTTTAAGAGGATTGGTTTCTGATTTGGCGGCTGGATTAATAGGAACTACCTGGCGACAGTGGAAATCAGTTCGATTTGCGGCAAAAGAAGGACATCATGTGCTTGCAGTGGGTGATTTGCTCCCACTTTTTTTTGCTTGGAGTAGTGGAGCTCACTTTGGTTTTATTGGTACACCTAAAAGCGATTACACATGGCGCAGTGGACCTGGTCATGCTCTGAGCGATTTATATCATTTTTGGAAGGGAAGTGAATGGGATCCTTGGGAGTGGAGTTTGTTGCGCTCAGCCCGGTGCAAGATGGTCGCGGTTAGAGATCCTTTGACTGCACGTGGCTTGAGAAGGCATGGGGTATCAGCGAGGGCGCCAGGGAATCCAATGATGGATGGGTTAGATGTCACTCCCACGCCTGAATCTTTGGCAGGGTTTAGGCGCTTAATTTTGCTTTGTGGAAGTCGAATGCCAGAAGCATCAAGGAATTTTGAATGTTTACTTGACGTGATAGGGCGACTGAATTTCGAGACCCCTCTTGCAGTCTTTATTCCTCTTAGCTCCCAGCCTTCAGTAGATCAATTAGCACCATCTTTGATTTCGGCTGGTTTTAGTCCTTCAGATTTTGACGACCATGGCTTAGAAGCGCAGGCTTGTTGGGTTAAAGATAAGAATTTTCTTTTCTTGGCTCAAGGAAAATTTGCGCGTTGGGCGTCTTGGGCAGAAATTGGTCTTGCAAATGCAGGAACAGCTACAGAGCAACTCGTTGGTTTAGGGGTGCCTGCACTCTCCTTGCCAGGGGAAGGCCCTCAGTTCAAGATGGGTTTTGCTCGTCGCCAAAGTCGGCTTCTTGGTGGAGCCGTGACTCCTTGTACTACTAAAGGTTTGATGGCGAGGGCCCTAAAAAGATTGCTCGCAGATCAGTCACTACGTACTCGATTAAGTATTTTGGGTATGCGACGCATGGGTGCATCAGGCGCAAGTGCTGCCTTGGCAGGTTTAATTTCTCAATTGCTACTAAGTTGTGAGACTGAACATTAG
- a CDS encoding ribonuclease D, with protein sequence MKNPPTRPKEFAIFDGDLDDTWLENYRKASALAIDTEAMGLIHGRDRICLVQICDPSDQVACVRIAIGQKSAPKLKELLESQSIEKVFHFARFDFAAILNGLNIKTSPLFCTKIASKLARTYTPRHGLKDLILELVGIELDKQAQSSDWGNHGGLTDKQLLYAANDTRYLLKAKERLESMLLREGRYELAKRCFKCIPVIAELDILRFTNTFEH encoded by the coding sequence ATGAAGAATCCCCCTACTAGGCCTAAGGAATTTGCAATCTTTGATGGGGACCTTGATGATACTTGGCTTGAAAACTATCGCAAAGCCTCCGCACTAGCTATAGACACCGAAGCCATGGGGCTGATTCACGGAAGAGATAGAATCTGCTTAGTTCAGATTTGCGACCCATCAGATCAAGTTGCATGTGTCAGAATTGCCATTGGGCAAAAATCTGCGCCTAAGCTGAAAGAGCTTTTAGAGAGTCAATCTATTGAGAAGGTTTTCCACTTCGCTCGATTTGATTTTGCCGCAATACTTAATGGTCTAAATATTAAAACAAGTCCTCTCTTCTGCACTAAAATAGCCAGCAAACTTGCAAGAACCTATACGCCTCGGCATGGCCTTAAGGATTTAATACTAGAACTTGTTGGCATTGAACTTGACAAACAAGCCCAAAGTAGCGACTGGGGCAACCATGGTGGTCTTACGGACAAACAACTTTTATATGCAGCCAATGACACAAGATATCTACTTAAAGCAAAAGAACGGCTTGAATCAATGCTCCTTAGGGAAGGTCGCTACGAGCTTGCAAAACGATGTTTTAAGTGTATCCCAGTAATAGCAGAGCTCGATATATTACGCTTTACAAATACATTTGAGCACTAG
- a CDS encoding cofactor assembly of complex C subunit B, whose product MSKVFTSTLLLTVLLAIGLVFFLRAASKDRTTVVDVHSPRPPLEVLKGVSLWLEERGWQRDGGDLERQLLRFKGNVDSSRPLAFFLSLLGGLGAACLGLVLRQLYPWLGWWPLLLAAFGAPLAGFIYRTRASREEIVELRLMKGLDNGSSTLRLRAHRDELIAMELELADKLELASDGSLLSSPI is encoded by the coding sequence ATGTCCAAAGTTTTTACTTCAACGCTTTTGCTCACAGTCTTGCTTGCTATAGGACTGGTTTTTTTCTTGCGTGCGGCAAGTAAAGATAGAACCACTGTTGTTGATGTGCATTCTCCTAGGCCTCCTCTAGAAGTTTTAAAAGGGGTAAGCCTTTGGTTGGAAGAACGAGGGTGGCAGAGAGACGGCGGAGATTTAGAGCGGCAGTTGTTGCGTTTTAAGGGCAATGTCGATTCGAGTAGGCCTTTGGCATTCTTTTTGTCATTACTAGGAGGCCTTGGAGCTGCTTGTCTTGGTTTAGTTCTTAGGCAGTTGTATCCATGGTTGGGTTGGTGGCCTCTCTTGCTTGCTGCTTTTGGTGCACCATTGGCAGGCTTTATTTATAGGACTCGTGCTAGTCGTGAAGAGATTGTTGAGTTGAGATTAATGAAGGGTTTAGATAATGGAAGCAGTACCTTGCGGTTAAGAGCCCATCGAGATGAGTTGATTGCTATGGAGCTCGAGCTTGCAGACAAGTTGGAATTGGCTAGTGATGGTTCACTACTGTCTTCGCCTATCTGA
- a CDS encoding N-acetylmuramoyl-L-alanine amidase, with the protein MGAFFIGLSTCAFVLPAKGPKPPESKHPLTGSFVNLKAEWIGNIELPRSTSILCLAGHADSQGIDGAGTPGEAVDLFNASPMDSTMRDELYWNLRVCEALVKLGRKKGLNISFYDPKSRQIVDENDPRTNWSVGSKFAQKGGYVFEIHFDAYRHHGYGSGLIPAISRPLNRIDESLARSFGRYPKLFRGGLGGPKRNIGILEVGKLEGVLERSLRNPSSREITLNAIAMRILIAVMEGLPVEEVSSQ; encoded by the coding sequence TTGGGCGCGTTTTTTATTGGATTAAGTACCTGTGCGTTTGTTTTACCTGCTAAAGGCCCTAAGCCCCCAGAGAGTAAACATCCTTTAACAGGTTCATTTGTTAATTTAAAAGCAGAATGGATTGGCAATATTGAGCTTCCCAGGTCAACCTCAATATTGTGTTTGGCAGGTCATGCAGATTCACAGGGAATAGATGGCGCTGGTACTCCAGGAGAGGCAGTTGATTTGTTTAATGCCTCTCCCATGGATTCCACAATGCGAGATGAGCTTTATTGGAATTTGAGAGTTTGCGAAGCTTTAGTGAAGTTGGGACGCAAAAAAGGATTAAATATAAGTTTTTATGACCCTAAATCCCGGCAAATTGTTGATGAAAATGATCCTCGAACTAATTGGTCAGTAGGTTCAAAATTTGCACAAAAAGGTGGATATGTTTTTGAAATACATTTTGATGCTTATCGGCATCATGGTTATGGATCTGGTTTGATTCCAGCTATATCAAGACCTCTAAATAGAATCGATGAGAGTCTTGCAAGAAGCTTTGGTCGCTATCCGAAATTATTTCGAGGAGGTCTTGGTGGGCCTAAGCGCAATATTGGAATTCTTGAAGTTGGGAAGCTTGAGGGGGTGTTGGAAAGAAGTCTCCGTAACCCAAGCTCAAGAGAAATCACGCTAAATGCTATTGCAATGCGTATTTTGATTGCTGTGATGGAAGGATTGCCTGTAGAAGAAGTTTCTAGTCAATAG
- the hemF gene encoding oxygen-dependent coproporphyrinogen oxidase: protein MPPSDSREKARSLVLNLQDEICEGLEKIDGLGKFQEESWERPEGGGGRSRVMTEGKIFEQGGVNFSEVHGKELPPSIINQRPEAKGHPWFATGTSMVLHPRNPYIPTVHLNYRYFEAGPVWWFGGGADLTPYYPYLEDARHFHREHQKACNSVSPELHKVFKLWCDEYFFLKHRQETRGIGGIFYDYQDGSGGLYKGQSPNGPASKASQEIGTSTKTWDQLFQLAEACGKAFLPAYLPIIEKRQNKNFGNREREFQLYRRGRYVEFNLVWDRGTIFGLQTNGRTESILMSLPPLARWEYGYQPPEGSREELLTKLFTKPQDWLGDTSLAEHCRPFEAID, encoded by the coding sequence ATGCCACCCTCAGATTCACGAGAAAAAGCGCGCTCACTAGTCCTAAACCTCCAGGATGAGATCTGTGAAGGACTAGAAAAAATTGATGGTCTAGGAAAGTTTCAGGAGGAATCTTGGGAACGCCCTGAAGGAGGTGGTGGTAGATCTCGAGTAATGACTGAAGGGAAAATCTTTGAACAAGGTGGAGTCAACTTTTCTGAGGTACATGGGAAAGAGTTGCCACCATCAATCATTAATCAAAGACCAGAAGCTAAAGGCCATCCATGGTTCGCTACGGGTACATCAATGGTTTTGCATCCCCGCAACCCTTATATACCAACCGTCCACCTCAATTACCGTTATTTCGAAGCTGGTCCTGTTTGGTGGTTTGGAGGGGGCGCAGACCTCACTCCTTATTACCCCTATTTAGAAGACGCTCGCCATTTTCATAGAGAACATCAAAAAGCTTGCAACTCTGTAAGCCCAGAACTTCATAAAGTTTTTAAGCTCTGGTGCGATGAATACTTTTTCTTAAAACACCGACAAGAAACTAGAGGAATTGGAGGGATCTTTTACGACTATCAAGATGGCTCTGGGGGTTTATATAAAGGCCAAAGTCCCAATGGGCCTGCCTCAAAAGCCTCTCAGGAAATAGGTACATCAACTAAAACTTGGGATCAGTTATTTCAATTAGCAGAAGCCTGTGGGAAAGCCTTTCTTCCTGCATATCTACCAATTATTGAAAAACGTCAAAATAAAAATTTTGGGAATAGAGAACGCGAATTCCAGCTTTACCGAAGAGGACGTTACGTGGAGTTCAATCTCGTATGGGATAGGGGCACTATTTTTGGGTTGCAAACCAACGGAAGAACGGAATCAATTCTGATGTCCTTACCCCCACTTGCAAGATGGGAATATGGCTACCAACCACCTGAAGGTTCCCGAGAAGAATTACTTACAAAACTATTCACCAAACCTCAAGACTGGCTGGGGGACACTTCTCTTGCTGAGCATTGTCGGCCTTTTGAAGCTATTGACTAG
- a CDS encoding Mrp/NBP35 family ATP-binding protein — MTLADQAKVGLDRIKDSGSGRSVLELGWVDQIRVDPPRAIVRLTLPNFALSQRDRLAREVRTFLADLDGISEVQIELGDSSTPSEGQIGSAGHGQVAERQAIKGVKNVIAISSGKGGVGKSTVAVNLACALVNQGLKVGLLDADIYGPNTPIMLGVADQTPEVQGTGSDQRIVPIETCGVGMVSMGLLIEESQPVIWRGPMLNGIIRQFLYQADWGERDVLVVDLPPGTGDAQLSLAQAVPMAGVIIVTTPQKVSLQDARRGLSMFKQIGVTVLGVVENMTAFIPPDQPERSYALFGSGGGEQLAQENNVPLLAKVPLEMFLQAGSDEGAPVVQSRPDSFSAKAFEELASFVVQKVV; from the coding sequence ATGACCCTTGCCGACCAGGCGAAAGTAGGCCTAGATCGTATTAAAGACTCCGGTAGCGGTAGATCAGTGCTTGAACTGGGATGGGTTGATCAGATCAGAGTGGACCCCCCACGAGCAATAGTTCGGCTAACTCTGCCAAATTTTGCACTAAGTCAAAGAGATCGTCTTGCTAGGGAAGTAAGAACCTTTTTGGCTGATTTGGACGGCATTAGTGAAGTTCAAATTGAGCTGGGTGATTCAAGTACTCCAAGTGAGGGTCAAATAGGAAGTGCAGGCCATGGGCAAGTTGCTGAAAGACAAGCTATTAAGGGTGTAAAAAATGTAATTGCTATTAGCAGTGGGAAAGGTGGAGTTGGTAAGAGCACTGTTGCTGTAAATCTTGCTTGTGCCTTAGTTAATCAAGGGCTCAAAGTTGGTTTGCTTGATGCTGATATCTATGGACCTAATACTCCCATCATGCTTGGTGTTGCAGACCAGACTCCAGAGGTCCAAGGAACAGGCTCTGATCAAAGAATTGTCCCTATAGAAACTTGTGGGGTTGGAATGGTTTCGATGGGGCTATTAATTGAGGAGAGTCAGCCAGTTATTTGGCGAGGGCCAATGCTTAATGGAATTATTCGTCAGTTTCTTTATCAAGCTGATTGGGGTGAACGTGATGTATTGGTAGTAGATCTCCCCCCAGGCACAGGAGATGCTCAGCTCTCTTTGGCGCAAGCGGTGCCTATGGCTGGAGTAATTATTGTTACTACACCTCAAAAGGTTTCGCTACAAGATGCGCGAAGGGGCTTATCAATGTTTAAGCAGATAGGTGTAACAGTACTGGGTGTGGTTGAAAACATGACTGCTTTTATTCCTCCTGATCAACCAGAACGTAGCTATGCACTTTTTGGTTCTGGTGGGGGTGAGCAACTGGCCCAAGAAAATAATGTTCCCTTATTGGCAAAGGTGCCTTTAGAAATGTTTCTTCAGGCAGGTAGCGATGAAGGTGCACCGGTCGTTCAATCACGACCAGACTCCTTTAGCGCTAAAGCTTTTGAAGAGTTGGCTAGTTTTGTTGTGCAGAAAGTTGTCTGA